The DNA window TTCAGGTCTCGGCCAGGTTTGTCTCTGCCCAGATGGACAGTTCATGTAGAGCCGGCAGCAGCGCGCTTCCAGACCGCGTCAACCGATACTCGACGGAGATCGGCGGCCCCTCGTCCACGTTCCGTTCCACGAGGCCGGCACGCGTGAGCTCCCCCAGCCTCTCGGACAGAACCGAATCACTGATGCCTGCCACCGACCGCCGCAGCTGCGAGAAGCCTGTAGGGCCGTTCATGAGCGTCGCGAGGATGATCCCGTTCCATCGTTTGCCCAAGAATTTGAAGGCGCGGGCAAGCGCACCGTCGCACGCGCGCACGTCATGCACTTCACCGCTCGCCATACGCACCATCCTACCGAAGTGCTACTGTCTGACGTGTCACTTCGTTTTTGCTAGCGACTTCAGAAAAGAGCACTGACTGCCATGTTCGTTGCAACCGTGATCGTTTCGATCTTCCTGGCATTCGCGCTCGCGATGTCGGCTGTAGGCAAGCTGACCAAGAGTGATTCCGTCATCCCTGGCATGGAAAAAGTCGGCGTACCCGCTGACAAGATCCCCGTCCTCGCGTACCTCGAAATCGCTGGTGCGATCGGACTCGCGGTCGGCCTCTTCTGGTGGCCTATCGGTGTCGCGGCAGCCATCGGAGTGATTCTGTACTTCGTCGGTGCCGTCATCGCACACCTGCGGGTCAAGGACATTTCCGGCATCGGCCCGGCGGCATTCCTCGCTGTCATCGCAATCGCCGCGCTCGTTCTACGCCTGCTGACCGTCTGACCAGTCGTACTGCATCTGCCGCGCGGTGAGCGTCGCAACCTCGGCGCTCACCAACCGCGCAACCAGATGAAGGGCGAGATCGAGGCCGGCACTGATGCCGGCCGACGTCGCGATGTCACCGTGATCGAGGTACCGAACGTCTTCGCGGACGTCGAGTTGCGGCCACTGGCGTCGGAGATCGTCGATGTCTTCCCAATGCGTCGTCACCGGTCGCGAATCCAGAACCCCAGCCTGGGCAAGCAAGAATGCACCGGTACACACCGATCCAATCAATTCTGTTGTCGTAGAGCGTCTCTCGATCCAGGAGATCACCGGGGCATTCGCCGACACTCCACCGACGACGCCCCCGGGCACCAGGACGACGTCGTAGTGACGCTCGTCCGCGATCGTGGTGTCGACCGCGATTCGCATACCCCCTCGCGCGCGGACAGGGCCCTCGTCGATGCCGACCAGCACGACGTCGAAAGCTGGTTCCCCGCCGCTCTTCGTCGTGACTCGGTTCGCCACCGAGAAGACCTCGAAAGGTCCACAGGCGTCGAGAACCTCGACGTCGTCGAACAGCAGAATCGCCAGCGAGCGCGTCATACCAGAGGATCCTAGCGGCACCAGGTCAGCTGGGAATCGCTCAACTGGAGGAAGTCGACACGATGATCGGCAACATCACGGCCGCCATGACCGCGGCGTTGACGTCCTGGACCGCCTTCCGCACAGCCGCACTTGCCCATTCACCTTCGGCGATCTGCTTGGCCCGTGCCTTCGCCATCTTCTTGTCGACGCCCGGCAGAACCTTGGGCACGGCATCGATTGCCGATACCAGGGAAATCAACGCAGATATCTCTGGCGTCGGGGTCGTACCGTCGATGATGGAGCTACCGATCCACTGACGAGCCCAGTTCTTTCGTGTCGCATCCTGGGCGGGCCAGCTGGTCGTCGGGAAGAGTCCGAGGATCTTGTCGTGCCTCTCGGTGACGAAGCCCTGCTGTGCGAGCCGAAATCCGATTTCTTTGTGCAGGTTCTTCTGCAGCTTCTCGATCGCCTTCTGCGGCTTCATCGGATTCCCCTGGCTACCGATGAGCGCGTGCGCTCGCGCGAGAAGCGGATCCGGTGGCGGTGGGCCGGACACCACCAGTCGGCCGTCCTTGACCTGCTCACCCTTGACGGTGATGCGAACCGAACCGTTCATCGCCAGTTCGAGCACCAGACCACCGGCAAGCACGCGAGGGAATTTGGTGCTGTCGACTATCGGCTTTCCGCTGTTGTCGTCGACAAGAAGCAGGAACACGTCCTCAGCGATAAGGGTCATGTCCCGAGGGTACCCACGACGTAGGGGTAGGAGACCTCGATCATCTGCTCGAGGACACCGACGTCGACATCGGCAAGTGTGTTGATGTACAGACAGCCAGCGCCAGCCTTGTGCTTGCCCAGCGTGTCGAGCAGCGCCTTCGAATCCGGAGCATACGTGAGGCCGTAGACGGCGAGCGACGATTTTCTCGGCGAAAACCCCACCGCCAGTGCATCACCCTCACGGCCGGAAGCGTAGCGGTAGTGATAGGCACCGTAGCCGACCATCGACGGGCCCCACATCACTGCGGGTTGTCCGGTTATGCGTGCGAATGCCTCGTGTAGCGCGAGCCCGTCCGCGCGGCGCACCGGATGTTCGACGGTGTTCAGCCAGGTGAGGGCATCGACGTCGCTCGGCTCGGTCTTGTTCTTGCTCATGTCAGTTCAGGTATCGCTGCCAGTTCGGCGGCACCAGATCCTGCGGCCCCGGAGTGGGTTGATCGAGCGGATGATGCTGCGGCGGAGCAAGATCCGGTCCGTCGTACATCTGCTCGTCGGCGTAGCTGTAGTACCAACTCTCGCCGGGCTCGAAGCTCCGGATGAACTGGTGGCCCGTGCTCTCGGCGTGCTTGCTCGCATGTTGCGACGGCGACGAATCACAGCACCCGATGTGCCCGCACTGCGCACAGCGCCGGAGGTGGAACCACCAGCCCTTGGTGTCGGTACATTCGGAACAGCCCGACCCCGACGGTGGTACCTGGGTATCGATGCCCGGAATCGGCTCGCTCATCAGTCTTCCTTCACTGCAGGTTCGACGGGTAATCGGACGATGAATCTGGTGTTGCCAGGCTCTGATTCGACGTTGAGATCCCCCTGATGCTTCTTGACGACGATCCTCCACGAGATGTCCAAGCCGAGACCTGTTCCTTCACCCACCGGCTTGGTGGTGAAGAACGGCTCGAAGATTCGGGACTCGATCGCGTCGGGCACTCCGGGACCGGTGTCACAGATTTCGATCTGTACCTGCTCGTGATCGAGAACGGTACGCACGGTGAGGGTTCCGACTCCGTCCATCGCCTGAACTGCGTTGTCGATGAGATTGGTCCACACCTGGTTCAACTCGGCTGCGTAGGCGGGGATCGGCGGTACCGCTGGATCGTATTCCTTGACGACGGTGATGTCGTCCCCGATCTTCCGAGCGAGCATCACCAGTGTGCTGTCGAGCAATTCGCGAATGTCGACGGTCTGATAGGGCGCACGGTCCATCTGCGAATACTGTTTCGCAGCTCCCACGAGCGTGGACACCCGCGTCGTCGAATCGGCGATCTCGTTCATCAACAACTCCGTTTCCACGGTGTAGTTGAGCCACCTGATCGCACCTTCGAGAGTCTTGGACTCGTCGACCGTCGCAGCCACCTTCTCGAGCCACGCCACGTCGAGGCCCGCCTGCACGAACGTCGGCGCCAAATCCCAACCACCCGCGATGTCGTGATCGTCGAACCAGTCACCGAGCTCGTCCTCCCGGTCCGACGCCTCGAGCGGCGTCAGCTTAGGTGCCTTCGCGACGAGTTCGACGGCTTCTTCCTGCAGCTCGACGAGCGAGGTGAGAGACGTGGGATCGAGCGAACCGTTCGCGATCATCTTCAGCTTCTGACGCATGTGCGCGACGCGGTCACGCAGCGCCGACGTCGCCCGAACTGCTGCTGCCGCAGGGTTGTTGAGCTCGTGGGTCAGCCCTGCCGACAACGAACCCAACGCCAGCAACCGTTCCCGCTGATCGACGATCTGCTTGGTATTGCGAGCACCGATGAACAAGCCCTCCAACAAGTGGAGTGCCATCGGAAACCACTCTGCGACGATCTCGGCGAAGCAGTCCGCGTCGAGCACGAAGAATCGCGAAGGCTCGGTCACCCGAAGCGAACTCGGATACACCTGCGGGACCCGCTCTCGCAGATACGCCTGCCACGCACCGGCATAGACGCCGCGTTGCGAGGTCCGGCTGATCACCAGATCCTCGCCACCGGACAGCTTGGACAGAACCAGCGAGCCTTCGATCAGCACGTAGAAGCAGGTCGCCGGCTCACCTTCGGCGAACACCGGACCCGGCTCGATGATCTCCACGTGGCCTTGCCTGCACAGTTCCTCGAGCTGATCGTCGCTCAGCTTCTCGAACAGGAAGAGTGTCTTCAGCTCCTCCGGGCTACACGAGAGCTGCGGGTCGGTCATGGGTTGGCCAGGTATCTGTGTACGAGCATCACTGCCATCGCTCCTTCTCCCACCGCCGACGCGACACGTTTCGCCGAATCGGACCGCACGTCTCCCGCCGCGAACACACCGGGAACGCTGGTTTCCAAGTGGTGCGGCAGCCTGTCGCGATCCCACCCCGAAGGACCTCGTCCGTCGACCACGAGATCTGGCCCGGTGACGACGAACCCATGTTCGTCGCGTACGACGAAACCGTCGAGCCACTCGGTTCGGGGTGCCGCACCGATGAACAGAAACAGATATTGCGCGGCTACCGTCTCCTCGGAGTCCGTCGCTCTGTTGTGCAACGTAATCGACTCGAGGTGATCGTCACCGGCGACGCCGACGACCTCGGTACGCGTGCGCACACTGATCCTGGGGTGCTCGTCGATCTGCTTGATCAGGTAATACGACATCGACGCCTCGAGCGACTGCCCCCTGATCAAAATCGTCACCGACTTCGCCCCACGCGCCAGATAGACCGCGGCCTGTCCGGCAGAATTGGCGCCGCCGACAATATAGACGTCCTGTTCCGCGCAGCGCGCAGCTTCGGTCATCGCCGAGCCGTAGAACACGCCTCTGCCGGTGAAGTTCTCGATTCCAGGCGTCGCCAATTGTCGATATGCCACGCCCGTCGACAGGATCACGGTCTGCGCGTCGATACTGCGACCGTCTGCGAATCGGACCGTCCGAGCCGAACCGTTGGCTTCCAGGCCGACGACATCCTGCGTCGTCACCACCTCGGCACCGAACTTGAGTGCTTGTCGACGCGCCCGCTCGGCCAGCTGAGCACCGGAAACGCCGTCGGGAAATCCGAGGTAGTTCTCGATGCGAGAACTCTGGCCGGCCTGACCGCCCGTCGCCGTCCGCTCGATGAGCGTCGTACGAAGTCCTTCCGACGCTCCGTACAGCGCTGCACCCAACCCCGCGGGACCACCGCCGATGACCACGAGGTCGTAGAACTCACCCGACGGAGTCGTCGTCAGCCCGAGGTGTTCGCCGAGCTCGGAATCGGACGGTGCGCACAGCGCCTTGCCCTCGGAGGTGACGACCACGGGACAGTCCGTGTCGTCGACACCCGCGGAGGTCAGCAGGCGAGCGCCTTCCGGTTCGTCGGACATGTACCAGCGATACGGAAGCTGGTTACGAGCGAGAAATTCGCGGACCTCCGAGGACCGAGCCGACCAGCGGTGCCCGACAACCTTGGTTTCCTCGATCGGCCGATGATCCGAGGAACACCACGCGTCGAGTTGGGCGTCGAGCACGGGGTAGAGCTTTTCCTCGGGAGGATCCCATGGCTTGAGGAGGTAGTAGTCGAGGTCGATGACGTTGATGGCGTCGATCGCGGCGTCGGTGTCCGCGTATGCGGTCAGCAGCACGCGTCGCGCCTGGGGGTACAGGTCCATGGCCTGTTCGAGGAATTCCATGCCGTTCATCTGAGGCATGCGGTAGTCGGCGAGCAGGATTGCGACAGGGTGGCCGCGCAGTTTGAGTTCCTTGAGAGCATCGAGTGCTTGAGCACCGGACTCCGCCCGGATGATGCGGTAACTCTCGCCGTAATGACGACGGAGATCACGTGCGACGGATCGAGATACACCCGGATCGTCGTCGACGCTGAGGATTGCAGGCTTCATGACCCTCCCGGTCGGGCTTCTACTTGGTTACAAGTATGCCGCTGCGGGGACGAGCCTGCGAGGGTCTTAGATCTGACCTCTCATGATCATGTCGATTTCGCGGGCCGTCAAGAGCCGCTCGAGCTTCTCACTCGGCCACGTACGTGGGCTTCCGCTCATCCGTGCCGAATCGAGTAGCGGCACCGACGAGCCTGGACGAGAAAAGATCGAATGAAGGTTCACGATCGATCACTCCGAACAAATTCTGGTTGTGGCCTGGTTCCTCGTTCGTTCTATCGACCAGTGTTCGCCTCTCGTTACCGGTTGTGCGTGAGGCGCGCGGGAACGAGTTTCTTCAGTGTCCTCGGTGGGTACAGGCAGGACCACTACTGTGAATCGGGGGCAGAAATGAATACATCGGCATCCGGAGCCGTCGAAAACGTCCAGAACAGTGACCTCTTCGAGAAGGCGGCCCGCGCCGGGCACTTCGTCAGCGGTTTGCTGCATATCCTGATCGGCTACATCGCGATCCGACTCGCATTCGGCCAAGGCGGAAACGCCGACCAGTCCGGCGCGCTCGCCGAACTCGGAAGCAGGCCCGGCGGGTCGATCGCCCTGTGGGTCGCCGTCCTGGCGTTCGTGGCGCTGGCGCTGTGGCGCGTGATGGAAGCAATCGTCGGCAAGAAGTCCGACGAGGACGCGGGCAGCGTGACGGACCGCCTCAAGGCCGCGTCGCTCGCCGTCGTCTACATCGCCTTCGCTTGGTCGACGTACGGCTTCGCGAGCGGATCCGGTGAGTCGAGCGGCCAGCAGAACGCAGGTATGACTGCCCAGCTCATGGAGACCACACTCGGCAAGCTCGTGCTGATCGTCGTGGGCCTCGTCGTCGTCGGAGTAGGCGGCTACCACGTATACAAGGGCGTGTCGAAGAACTTTCTCGACGACCTCGAGGGGTACAGCGGCAAGGCGGTCGAGCGTCTCGGTATCGCAGGCTACGTGGCGAAAGGGATAGCGCTGATCGGCGCCGGTGGCCTCGTGGTCGCCGCGGTGTTCACCTCCGACCCGAGCAAGGCGACGGGTCTCGACGGGGCGATCAAGACATTGGGCTCACAGCCGTTCGGCCAGGCGTTGCTCGTCGCCGCCGGGATAGGGATCGCGCTGTACGGGTTGTACGCGTTCGTGCTCGCGCGCTACGCGAAGATGTGACTCGTTACCAGTAGAGCCGGCTGGAAAAGTGAGCAGGAAGCCACACTTGCGCTGTTATCACGTGGGATCCCACGTTATTTCGGCGCAACTGTGCCACCAGGCTCATTCATCCCCAACTGCGACCGCTATCCACAGGGAATTTCGTTCCCCAGGTCGGTCGCAACGGCAACACTCCCGCCCAGCCGATGCTCATCCGCATGCATCCACATGGCGTCGCGACTCGCGCCGAACTCCTCGCGGCCGGAATACCGAACAGCACCATCACACGCAGGTATCACCGCATCCTTCCAAAGATCTACAGCGCGGAAGAACCCACGCGCATCGCCCGCTGCTATGCCGTGACTCTGTGGCAACCCGGTGCGTTGCTCAGTCACCGCACGGCAGCGTGGCTGTACGGGTGGGTGTCCGAGTCCCCCGGCGTCGAAGCCACCATCCCACCGAAGTCGAGCGCCCCTTCGACTTCGTGGCTGACCGTCTACCGCCGCGAGATACCGGACCGCGAGACCACCGAAGTTCAGTGCTTACCTGTCGTAGGTCGAGAACGCGCGCTGATCGACTGTTGCGCAGTCATGGCCCCGGCGGATGTGTCGCGAATAGTCGACGAACGGCTCGCAGCCGAAATCGATGTCGATCGTTTGCGGGCGTTGATTCGCAACAGTCCACGACGACGAGGCAATGCGCGCGCACTGGACCAGATCGACAAAGCCGCGGTGGGGTTCGCGTCGGAACCAGAGCGGGTGCTCGATCGAACGCTGATCCAGCTCGGATTGAGACTGCAGACGAACGTGTGGGTGGGCAGGTACATCTGCGACTTCGTGGACGAGTTGGCCAAGGTGATCATCGAGGTCGACGGTCGGGCGTACCACAGCGCCCCGGAAGTGTTCACCAGCGATCGCACGCGCCAGAACGAGTTGCAGCTCGACGGGTGGCTGGTACTGAGATTCTCTGCGGTCGACGTGATGGCGCACCCCGAGAAGGTTGCCCGGCAAATTGCCGAGGTGGTACGCCGACGCCGCGCTGCCCGTAGGTAATGGGCACGTCCGTTTCGCCGAAACCCACACCATTTCGGCGCAACTGTTCCACCATGCCTATGAGCCTGGCTAGGCTGTGACGAATTGTGTGTGACGCCTGGTTGCACTCACCGATCTCGGAGGTACGCGTGAGCAAGACCCTGGAAGCCAGCATCGACGTCGACGCCAGCCCGGAACAGGTATGGAAGATCGTGTCGGATCTGAAGCGCATGGGCGAATGGAGTCCACAGTGCAAGAAGATGAAGGTTTTCGGCGGTGATGTTCGCAAAGGAACCACCACGCTCAACGTCAACCGCAAGGGATTCCTCGTATGGCCGACCACTGCGAAGGTGGTCGAGTTCGCCCCCAACAAATCCATCGCGTTCCGGATAGTCGAGAACAAGACGATCTGGTCGTACACCCTCACCCCGAACGGCACCGGGACCACCGTCGTCGAGAAGCGCGAGGCACCGACGGGCACCAGCGCAGTCTCTGGCTTTCTCGTCAGCAAAGTCCTCGGCGGCACAGAGCAGTTCGACGTCGAGCTGATCGACGGAATGAACGAGACCCTCCGTCGGATCAAGTCGGAAAGCGAACTCGCCGCGAAGTGATGTTTGCCGGTTGACCTTTGCGGTAATTCCCCCTCAGCATCATTCGCGGCAAACAAGAGGGGGTACCACATGTTGGGCCTAAGCATCATCGGCTGGATCATCATCGGCGGACTCGCCGGCTGGATCGGCAGCAAAATCATGAAGACCGATGCTCAGATGGGCATCATCCTGAACATCGTCGTCGGAATCATCGGTGGACTGCTCGGCGGCTGGATTCTCAGCTCCTTCCTCGACGTCGAGGGCGGAGGCTGGATCTTCAGCTTCCTGACATGTCTGCTTGGCGCGTGCATCCTTCTGTTCCTCGTCAAGTTGGTCGCGGGTCGCTCGAAAGTCTGACCTAAGCGCGCATCGCAACTGCCGGGGCTTCTCACGTACTGTGTGAAGCCCCGGCAGTGTCCGTTGAGGAACCTGCACGTCGATCAGCACTAGGAGCGAAGTGGCCCGCCGTCCCACCCCGATCGGTCAACCGCCCCGCAGCGGCATTGCGCACGTCGCCGACCTGGTGAAAGAGAGCGTTCCCCCGCTGCATCCAGCTGGATTACCGTTCGTTGCCGGGCCGCTGGCAGTCGCCGCGCTCGGTCGCAGACACAAGTGGATCCGTCGCGCAGGGCTCACCGCCGCTGGCGCGTGCGCAACGTTCTTCCGGCACCCGAGTCGTGTTCCTCCCAATCGGCCCGGTGTCGTGGTGGCACCGGCGGACGGGCTCGTCACGCTTGTCGACACGGCAGTTCCCCCGGCAGAACTCGATCTCGGCACCGACGCCGTACCACGGGTGAGCATTTTCCTGTCCGTTCTCGACGTGCACGTACAGCGTGTGCCCGTCGGCGGCCAGGT is part of the Rhodococcus sovatensis genome and encodes:
- a CDS encoding helix-turn-helix domain-containing protein, with translation MASGEVHDVRACDGALARAFKFLGKRWNGIILATLMNGPTGFSQLRRSVAGISDSVLSERLGELTRAGLVERNVDEGPPISVEYRLTRSGSALLPALHELSIWAETNLAET
- a CDS encoding DoxX family protein; amino-acid sequence: MFVATVIVSIFLAFALAMSAVGKLTKSDSVIPGMEKVGVPADKIPVLAYLEIAGAIGLAVGLFWWPIGVAAAIGVILYFVGAVIAHLRVKDISGIGPAAFLAVIAIAALVLRLLTV
- a CDS encoding DJ-1/PfpI family protein — its product is MTRSLAILLFDDVEVLDACGPFEVFSVANRVTTKSGGEPAFDVVLVGIDEGPVRARGGMRIAVDTTIADERHYDVVLVPGGVVGGVSANAPVISWIERRSTTTELIGSVCTGAFLLAQAGVLDSRPVTTHWEDIDDLRRQWPQLDVREDVRYLDHGDIATSAGISAGLDLALHLVARLVSAEVATLTARQMQYDWSDGQQA
- a CDS encoding GOLPH3/VPS74 family protein; this encodes MTLIAEDVFLLLVDDNSGKPIVDSTKFPRVLAGGLVLELAMNGSVRITVKGEQVKDGRLVVSGPPPPDPLLARAHALIGSQGNPMKPQKAIEKLQKNLHKEIGFRLAQQGFVTERHDKILGLFPTTSWPAQDATRKNWARQWIGSSIIDGTTPTPEISALISLVSAIDAVPKVLPGVDKKMAKARAKQIAEGEWASAAVRKAVQDVNAAVMAAVMLPIIVSTSSS
- a CDS encoding DUF1801 domain-containing protein, with amino-acid sequence MSKNKTEPSDVDALTWLNTVEHPVRRADGLALHEAFARITGQPAVMWGPSMVGYGAYHYRYASGREGDALAVGFSPRKSSLAVYGLTYAPDSKALLDTLGKHKAGAGCLYINTLADVDVGVLEQMIEVSYPYVVGTLGT
- a CDS encoding UBP-type zinc finger domain-containing protein; this encodes MSEPIPGIDTQVPPSGSGCSECTDTKGWWFHLRRCAQCGHIGCCDSSPSQHASKHAESTGHQFIRSFEPGESWYYSYADEQMYDGPDLAPPQHHPLDQPTPGPQDLVPPNWQRYLN
- a CDS encoding ATP-binding protein, which produces MTDPQLSCSPEELKTLFLFEKLSDDQLEELCRQGHVEIIEPGPVFAEGEPATCFYVLIEGSLVLSKLSGGEDLVISRTSQRGVYAGAWQAYLRERVPQVYPSSLRVTEPSRFFVLDADCFAEIVAEWFPMALHLLEGLFIGARNTKQIVDQRERLLALGSLSAGLTHELNNPAAAAVRATSALRDRVAHMRQKLKMIANGSLDPTSLTSLVELQEEAVELVAKAPKLTPLEASDREDELGDWFDDHDIAGGWDLAPTFVQAGLDVAWLEKVAATVDESKTLEGAIRWLNYTVETELLMNEIADSTTRVSTLVGAAKQYSQMDRAPYQTVDIRELLDSTLVMLARKIGDDITVVKEYDPAVPPIPAYAAELNQVWTNLIDNAVQAMDGVGTLTVRTVLDHEQVQIEICDTGPGVPDAIESRIFEPFFTTKPVGEGTGLGLDISWRIVVKKHQGDLNVESEPGNTRFIVRLPVEPAVKED
- a CDS encoding FAD-dependent oxidoreductase — its product is MKPAILSVDDDPGVSRSVARDLRRHYGESYRIIRAESGAQALDALKELKLRGHPVAILLADYRMPQMNGMEFLEQAMDLYPQARRVLLTAYADTDAAIDAINVIDLDYYLLKPWDPPEEKLYPVLDAQLDAWCSSDHRPIEETKVVGHRWSARSSEVREFLARNQLPYRWYMSDEPEGARLLTSAGVDDTDCPVVVTSEGKALCAPSDSELGEHLGLTTTPSGEFYDLVVIGGGPAGLGAALYGASEGLRTTLIERTATGGQAGQSSRIENYLGFPDGVSGAQLAERARRQALKFGAEVVTTQDVVGLEANGSARTVRFADGRSIDAQTVILSTGVAYRQLATPGIENFTGRGVFYGSAMTEAARCAEQDVYIVGGANSAGQAAVYLARGAKSVTILIRGQSLEASMSYYLIKQIDEHPRISVRTRTEVVGVAGDDHLESITLHNRATDSEETVAAQYLFLFIGAAPRTEWLDGFVVRDEHGFVVTGPDLVVDGRGPSGWDRDRLPHHLETSVPGVFAAGDVRSDSAKRVASAVGEGAMAVMLVHRYLANP
- a CDS encoding DUF1206 domain-containing protein; translation: MNTSASGAVENVQNSDLFEKAARAGHFVSGLLHILIGYIAIRLAFGQGGNADQSGALAELGSRPGGSIALWVAVLAFVALALWRVMEAIVGKKSDEDAGSVTDRLKAASLAVVYIAFAWSTYGFASGSGESSGQQNAGMTAQLMETTLGKLVLIVVGLVVVGVGGYHVYKGVSKNFLDDLEGYSGKAVERLGIAGYVAKGIALIGAGGLVVAAVFTSDPSKATGLDGAIKTLGSQPFGQALLVAAGIGIALYGLYAFVLARYAKM
- a CDS encoding DUF559 domain-containing protein, with amino-acid sequence MHPHGVATRAELLAAGIPNSTITRRYHRILPKIYSAEEPTRIARCYAVTLWQPGALLSHRTAAWLYGWVSESPGVEATIPPKSSAPSTSWLTVYRREIPDRETTEVQCLPVVGRERALIDCCAVMAPADVSRIVDERLAAEIDVDRLRALIRNSPRRRGNARALDQIDKAAVGFASEPERVLDRTLIQLGLRLQTNVWVGRYICDFVDELAKVIIEVDGRAYHSAPEVFTSDRTRQNELQLDGWLVLRFSAVDVMAHPEKVARQIAEVVRRRRAARR
- a CDS encoding SRPBCC family protein, producing the protein MSKTLEASIDVDASPEQVWKIVSDLKRMGEWSPQCKKMKVFGGDVRKGTTTLNVNRKGFLVWPTTAKVVEFAPNKSIAFRIVENKTIWSYTLTPNGTGTTVVEKREAPTGTSAVSGFLVSKVLGGTEQFDVELIDGMNETLRRIKSESELAAK
- a CDS encoding GlsB/YeaQ/YmgE family stress response membrane protein; this encodes MLGLSIIGWIIIGGLAGWIGSKIMKTDAQMGIILNIVVGIIGGLLGGWILSSFLDVEGGGWIFSFLTCLLGACILLFLVKLVAGRSKV
- a CDS encoding phosphatidylserine decarboxylase, which produces MARRPTPIGQPPRSGIAHVADLVKESVPPLHPAGLPFVAGPLAVAALGRRHKWIRRAGLTAAGACATFFRHPSRVPPNRPGVVVAPADGLVTLVDTAVPPAELDLGTDAVPRVSIFLSVLDVHVQRVPVGGQVLEIVHRKGQFKSADLAEASEVNERNSMHIRTPSGHDVGVVQIAGLIARRIINNAKVGDTLSIGDTYGLIRFGSRVDTYFPAGTTLLVERGQRAVGAETVLAELPQ